The following proteins come from a genomic window of Pirellulales bacterium:
- a CDS encoding FHA domain-containing protein has protein sequence MYDRRQLAERLQRALLRQRWSEVRAVAEQLRTAGSNDGAAWRRLLMPFLATKDRTVIRPTTMATTSGQQRFRLWIDAVGGFLVCLGDEIVLGQAASENSPDVPILGDLSRRHALIHRDEEGYVIDPVRMVKVDGRAIERPTTLADGRVIELGNGVRLRFRRPHPLSFTARLELMSPHRTLPALDGVLLMADSCIVGPGPQSHVVARDLAGDVVLFRQGTGLACRTAGQMRIDGKGHEGRGPLTAKSRVEGSDFAFTLEEC, from the coding sequence ATGTACGATCGACGCCAGCTAGCCGAGCGATTGCAACGAGCGCTGCTCAGGCAGCGCTGGAGCGAAGTGCGAGCGGTGGCCGAACAACTGCGAACGGCTGGCTCAAACGACGGTGCGGCCTGGCGACGCCTCCTCATGCCGTTTCTTGCCACGAAGGATCGAACCGTGATTCGGCCGACTACCATGGCAACGACTTCCGGACAGCAACGATTTCGCCTTTGGATCGACGCGGTCGGCGGCTTTCTCGTTTGCCTCGGCGACGAGATCGTGTTGGGGCAAGCCGCGTCGGAAAACTCTCCCGACGTGCCGATCTTGGGCGATCTGTCGCGGCGGCATGCGCTGATCCATCGCGACGAGGAGGGATATGTGATCGACCCGGTGCGGATGGTGAAGGTTGACGGCCGAGCGATTGAACGGCCGACGACCCTTGCCGACGGCCGGGTGATCGAGCTGGGCAACGGGGTGCGGCTGCGGTTTCGCCGCCCGCATCCGCTCAGTTTCACGGCGCGGCTGGAGCTGATGAGTCCACATCGCACGCTGCCCGCCTTGGACGGCGTGCTACTGATGGCCGATTCGTGCATCGTCGGCCCTGGCCCGCAGAGTCACGTCGTCGCCCGAGATTTGGCGGGCGACGTGGTTCTGTTCCGGCAAGGGACCGGCTTGGCGTGCCGGACGGCGGGACAGATGCGGATCGACGGCAAGGGACATGAGGGGCGAGGCCCGCTGACCGCCAAATCACGCGTGGAGGGCAGCGACTTCGCATTTACGCTCGAGGAGTGTTGA